A genomic region of Halomonas aestuarii contains the following coding sequences:
- a CDS encoding NADP-dependent isocitrate dehydrogenase, whose translation MPHTPKIIYTFTDEAPALATHSLLPIIDAFTDAAGIDVETRDISLAARILSLFPDYLAEDQRVEDHLAELGALAKTPEANIIKLPNISASMPQLHEAIKELQGQGYPLPDYPYEPKSDEEKDIQARYNKVKGSAVNPVLREGNSDRRAPKAVKAYARKYPHHMGEWSQASRSHVSHMHGGDFYHGEKSMTLDRPRKVKMELITNSGQTRVLKPEISLQEGEVIDSMFMSKKALLEFYEREIEDARKTGVMFSLHVKATMMKVSHPIVFGHCVKIFYKEAFEKHGALFDELGVDVNNGMANLYEKIDTLPETQREEVIRDLHACHDQRPELAMVDSARGITNFHSPSDVIVDASMPAMIRAGGKMYGADGRLKDVKAVMPESTFARIYQEMINFCKWNGAFDPATMGTVPNVGLMAQKAEEYGSHDKTFEAPEDGVANITDLETGEVLLSQTVEEGDIWRMCQVKDAPIRDWVKLAVDRCRDSGMPAVFWLDPYRPHENELIKKVRAYLEEHDTEGLDIQIMSQVRAMRYTLERVVRGLDTISVTGNILRDYLTDLFPILELGTSAKMLSIVPLMAGGGMFETGAGGSAPKHVQQLLEENHLRWDSLGEFLAMGASLEHLAKQFGNARATLLAEALDKATGEFLEHNKSPSRKAGELDNRGSHFYLALYWAQALAAQDEDAELKKLFTRLAETLTANEATILEELNGVQGHPVEIGGYYHADPELARAVMRPSKTLNDALALVAQD comes from the coding sequence ATGCCCCACACGCCGAAGATTATCTACACCTTTACCGACGAAGCGCCTGCGCTGGCGACCCACTCGCTGCTACCGATCATCGACGCCTTCACCGACGCTGCCGGTATCGACGTGGAAACCCGCGACATCTCCCTGGCGGCACGGATTCTCTCGCTGTTTCCCGACTATCTGGCAGAAGACCAGCGTGTCGAGGATCATCTGGCCGAACTGGGCGCCCTGGCCAAGACGCCGGAAGCCAACATCATCAAGCTGCCCAACATCAGCGCGTCCATGCCGCAGCTTCATGAGGCCATCAAGGAGCTGCAGGGACAGGGCTATCCCCTGCCGGACTACCCGTACGAGCCGAAGAGCGACGAAGAGAAAGACATCCAGGCGCGCTACAACAAGGTCAAGGGGAGCGCCGTCAACCCGGTGCTGCGTGAAGGCAACTCCGACCGCCGTGCGCCCAAGGCCGTCAAGGCCTACGCCCGCAAGTACCCGCATCACATGGGAGAGTGGAGCCAGGCCTCACGGAGCCACGTCTCTCACATGCACGGCGGCGACTTCTACCACGGCGAGAAGTCGATGACCCTGGATCGCCCCCGCAAGGTGAAGATGGAGCTGATCACCAACAGCGGCCAGACACGCGTGCTCAAGCCCGAGATCTCCCTGCAGGAAGGCGAGGTCATCGACAGCATGTTCATGAGCAAGAAGGCGCTGCTCGAGTTCTACGAGCGGGAAATCGAGGATGCGCGCAAGACCGGCGTGATGTTCTCCCTGCACGTCAAGGCGACGATGATGAAGGTCTCGCACCCCATCGTGTTCGGCCACTGCGTGAAGATCTTCTACAAGGAAGCCTTCGAGAAGCACGGCGCGCTGTTCGATGAGCTGGGCGTCGACGTCAACAACGGCATGGCGAACCTGTACGAGAAGATCGACACCCTGCCCGAGACCCAGCGCGAGGAGGTCATCCGCGACCTGCACGCGTGCCACGACCAGCGGCCGGAACTGGCCATGGTGGACTCGGCACGCGGCATCACCAACTTCCACTCGCCCAGCGATGTGATCGTGGACGCCTCGATGCCCGCCATGATTCGTGCCGGCGGCAAGATGTACGGCGCCGACGGCCGCCTCAAGGACGTCAAGGCGGTGATGCCGGAGTCGACCTTCGCGCGCATCTACCAGGAGATGATCAACTTCTGCAAATGGAATGGCGCCTTCGACCCGGCCACCATGGGCACCGTGCCCAACGTCGGCCTGATGGCCCAGAAGGCCGAGGAGTATGGCTCCCACGACAAGACCTTCGAGGCCCCGGAGGACGGCGTCGCCAACATCACCGACCTGGAGACCGGCGAGGTGCTGCTCTCCCAGACCGTCGAGGAAGGCGATATCTGGCGGATGTGCCAGGTCAAGGATGCGCCGATCCGCGACTGGGTGAAGCTGGCGGTGGACCGCTGCCGCGACTCCGGCATGCCGGCCGTGTTCTGGCTCGACCCCTACCGCCCGCACGAGAATGAACTGATCAAGAAGGTCAGGGCCTACCTCGAGGAGCATGACACCGAGGGGCTCGACATCCAGATCATGTCCCAGGTCCGGGCCATGCGCTACACCCTCGAGCGCGTGGTCCGCGGCCTCGACACCATCTCGGTGACCGGCAACATCCTGCGCGACTACCTCACCGACCTGTTCCCGATCCTGGAGCTGGGCACCAGCGCCAAGATGCTCTCCATCGTGCCCCTGATGGCCGGTGGCGGCATGTTCGAGACCGGGGCCGGCGGTTCGGCGCCCAAGCACGTCCAGCAGCTCCTCGAGGAAAACCACTTGCGCTGGGACAGCCTCGGCGAGTTCCTCGCCATGGGGGCCTCCCTGGAGCATCTCGCCAAGCAGTTCGGCAACGCCCGCGCGACCCTGCTGGCCGAGGCGCTGGACAAGGCCACCGGTGAGTTCCTCGAGCACAACAAGTCGCCCTCCCGCAAGGCGGGGGAGCTGGACAACCGCGGCAGCCACTTCTACCTCGCCCTCTACTGGGCCCAGGCCCTGGCCGCCCAGGACGAGGATGCCGAGCTCAAGAAACTCTTCACGCGCCTGGCCGAGACGTTGACGGCCAACGAGGCGACCATTCTCGAAGAGCTGAACGGTGTGCAGGGGCACCCGGTGGAGATCGGGGGGTACTACCATGCAGACCCTGAGCTGGCGCGTGCCGTCATGCGTCCCAGCAAGACCCTGAACGACGCCCTGGCGCTGGTCGCCCAGGACTGA